One segment of Anatilimnocola aggregata DNA contains the following:
- a CDS encoding sialidase family protein — translation MTFPISRRRALQFASLSAAGVLSPELFAQEGSARDPIRSIERETIFRGRDGGTTWFSTRACAVPNKNGASMVFMMLAEITGSDYFGPVHSTQTTDLGKTWSEPVAVPMLGRTPREGGVQEGSCDWVPEFHAKTNTVLAMGHNVFYKGGRFYNEQPPRHTVFAVRRASGEWGPPTKLEWNDPRGKFIYTTNCSQRVTLPDGDVLVPLSFGAGSNARSVAVVRCSFDGEQLIAKQTGDELKMKVGRGFLEPSLATFDGQIYLTLRAEDGHGHVAVSDDGLKFSPPQPWTWDDGSPIAMSTTQQRWLPHRGGLSLVYTRKDASNEKVMRWRAPLFVANVDLKTRRLIRETERIALPLTGDAVKDPNGVGHLGNFHTTAVNDQESWITVGEFALKNWRGDTLLARVNWK, via the coding sequence ATGACGTTTCCGATCTCTCGCCGCCGCGCGTTGCAGTTTGCCAGCTTGAGTGCAGCGGGGGTGCTCAGTCCCGAGCTGTTTGCGCAAGAAGGAAGTGCTCGCGATCCGATTCGCTCGATCGAACGCGAGACGATCTTTCGCGGTCGCGATGGGGGCACGACCTGGTTCAGCACGCGGGCTTGCGCGGTGCCCAACAAAAACGGGGCAAGCATGGTGTTCATGATGCTCGCCGAGATTACGGGCTCCGATTACTTCGGCCCAGTCCATTCGACGCAAACGACCGACCTGGGAAAGACATGGTCAGAGCCTGTCGCCGTGCCGATGCTTGGCCGCACGCCGCGCGAGGGGGGCGTTCAAGAGGGAAGTTGCGACTGGGTTCCCGAGTTTCATGCCAAGACAAATACCGTGCTCGCGATGGGACACAACGTCTTTTACAAAGGGGGCCGCTTTTACAATGAGCAGCCGCCGCGGCACACCGTGTTTGCCGTTCGCCGGGCCAGCGGCGAATGGGGACCACCCACCAAGCTGGAGTGGAATGACCCGCGCGGCAAGTTCATCTACACCACCAACTGCTCGCAGCGCGTGACGTTGCCAGATGGCGATGTGCTGGTGCCGCTGTCGTTTGGAGCCGGCAGCAATGCCCGCAGCGTGGCCGTCGTCCGCTGCTCGTTCGATGGCGAGCAACTCATTGCTAAACAAACGGGGGACGAATTGAAAATGAAGGTGGGCCGCGGCTTTCTCGAACCCTCGCTGGCCACCTTCGATGGACAGATTTATCTGACGCTGCGGGCCGAAGATGGCCACGGTCACGTTGCCGTGAGTGACGACGGGCTGAAGTTCAGCCCGCCGCAACCGTGGACATGGGACGACGGCAGCCCGATTGCCATGTCGACCACGCAGCAGCGCTGGCTGCCACATCGTGGCGGACTGTCACTCGTTTACACCCGCAAAGATGCCAGCAACGAAAAGGTGATGCGTTGGCGGGCCCCGCTGTTCGTCGCTAATGTCGATCTGAAGACACGCCGCCTCATTCGCGAGACGGAACGGATCGCGCTGCCCCTCACCGGCGACGCCGTCAAAGACCCGAATGGCGTGGGACATCTCGGCAACTTCCACACGACCGCCGTCAACGACCAAGAATCGTGGATCACCGTCGGCGAGTTTGCGCTAAAGAACTGGCGCGGCGATACGCTCCTCGCCCGCGTGAACTGGAAGTAA